A single window of Osmia bicornis bicornis chromosome 14, iOsmBic2.1, whole genome shotgun sequence DNA harbors:
- the LOC114879975 gene encoding T-complex protein 1 subunit epsilon gives MTAIPGTVAFDEYGRPFIILRDQEKQKRLTGINAIKSHILAARNVANILKTSLGPKGLDKLMVSSDGDITVTNDGATILKNMDVDHEIAKLMVQLSQSQDDEIGDGTTGVVVLAGALLEQAEQLLDKGIHPIRIADGFEMAAKCAVDHLKEIVDEFEGSTENLEPYIEIAMTSLGSKIINKCHRQMAEIAVNAVFAVLDPVSRDVNFELIKVEGKVGGRLEDTVLVRGVVIDKDFSHPQMPKRLENVKLAILTCPFEPPKPKTKHKLDVTSVEDYRALRDYEQEKFTEMVKRVKDAGTTLAICQWGFDDEANHLLLQNNLPAVRWVGGPEIELIAIATGGRIVPRFEELTPEKLGHAGIVRELTFGTTKDRMLVIEECKNSRAVTIFIRGGNKMIIEEAKRAIHDALCTVRNVIKSQLILYGGGAAEISCAIACTAQANKISTLEQYAFRAFAEALEAIPMALAENSGLSPVDTLTEIKARQILEKNPSFGIDCMNRGTVDMKLQNVVETLTSKTQQIVLATQLVKMILKIDDIRSPSDAGDAA, from the exons atgaccGCGATACCTGGTACTGTGGCCTTTGACGAATATGGACGTCCTTTCATTATTCTTCGTGACCAAGAGAAACAAAAACGTCTAACCGGCATTAATGCAATTAAG tCACATATTTTGGCAGCCCGTAATGTGGCCAACATTCTCAAAACCTCCTTAGGACCTAAAGGTCTTGATAAATTGATGGTGAGCTCTGATGGAGACATCACTGTAACAAATGATGGAGCAACAATTCTGAAGAACATGGACGTGGACCATGAGATTGCTAAATTAATGGTTCAGTTATCACAGTCTCAGGATGATGAGATTGGGGATGGTACTACTGGAGTTGTTGTGTTAGCTGGTGCCCTTTTGGAACAAGCTGAACAATTGCTAGATAAAGGAATTCACCCGATTAGAATAGCAGATGGTTTTGAAATGGCAGCAAAGTGTGCAGTAGATCATCTGAAGGAAATTGTAGATGAGTTTGAGGGCAGCACAGAAAATTTAGAGCCATATATTGAAATTGCTATGACTAGTCTTGGttcaaaaat CATCAACAAGTGCCACAGGCAAATGGCAGAAATAGCTGTAAATGCGGTATTTGCGGTTTTAGATCCTGTTTCGCGCGACGTGAACTTTGAGTTGATAAAGGTAGAAGGAAAAGTTGGTGGTAGATTAGAAGATACTGTCTTAGTCCGGGGTGTTGTAATTGACAAAGACTTCAGCCATCCTCAAATGCCAAAG AGGTTGGAGAATGTTAAATTGGCAATTCTGACCTGTCCGTTTGAACCGCCCAAGCCGAAAACGAAACACAAGTTGGATGTTACCTCCGTCGAAGACTACAGAGCGCTGCGCGATTACGAACAAGAAAAGTTCACGGAAATGGTGAAGAGGGTTAAAGATGCCGGAACAACCCTTGCTATTTGTCAATGGGGATTCGATGACGAGGCGAACCACCTTCTTCTCCAAAATAATTTACCAGCAGTCAGATGGGTTGGTGGTCCAGAAATCGAA ctAATCGCCATTGCTACCGGTGGTCGTATCGTTCCGCGTTTCGAGGAGTTGACACCAGAGAAACTTGGCCATGCAGGCATCGTCAGGGAACTAACTTTCGGCACGACTAAGGACCGAATGCTCGTTATCGAAGAATGCAAGAACTCCCGAGCGGTCACCATTTTCATTCGCGGTGGTAATAAAATG ATTATCGAAGAAGCCAAACGAGCCATTCACGACGCCCTGTGTACAGTTCGTAATGTCATTAAGAGCCAACTAATTTTATACGGTGGCGGTGCTGCCGAAATATCTTGCGCTATTGCGTGCACAGCTCAGGCAAACAAGATCAGCACTTTGGAGCAATACGCGTTCCGTGCGTTTGCCGAAGCTTTGGAAGCGATTCCAATGGCGCTCGCTGAAAATTCCGGTCTTTCACCGGTAGATACCTTAACCGAAATAAAAGCCCGCCAAATACTCGAGAAGAATCCCAGTTTTGGTATCGATTGTATGAATCGTGGCACTGTCG ATATGAAATTGCAAAACGTTGTCGAAACATTGACCAGTAAAACGCAACAGATCGTATTAGCCACACAATTGGTAAAGATGATACTTAAGATCGATGATATACGTTCACCAAGCGATGCTGGTGATGCAGCCTAA
- the LOC114872751 gene encoding prohormone-3-like: MHTCFAVTVVVLAITVHFGVEGWGGLFNRFSPEMLSNLGYGSHGDYMSKTGLYQRPLSAGYGNSYGESLEDVVPCFERRCTANEHCCQGSICVNVDGAMGHCVYDLGQKQGELCRNDNDCETGLMCAEIAGSETRSCQPPVTSNKLYNEECNMSGECDVTRGLCCQLQRRHRQTARKVCAYFKDPLVCIGPVAMDQMKSVVQYTSGEKRITGQGNRLFKRVPFA; encoded by the exons ATGCACACGTGTTTTGCAGTGACCGTCGTCGTTTTAGCGATCACGGTACACTTTGGTGTCGAAGGATGGGGTGGTTTGTTTAATCGTTTCAGCCCGGAAATGCTGTCGAATCTTGGCTACGGAAGTCACGGTGACTACATGAGCAAAACGGGACTGTACCAG CGACCATTGTCGGCTGGATATGGGAATTCTTATGGAGAATCGTTAGAAGACGTGGTGCCGTGTTTCGAAAGAAGATGCACCGCTAATGAGCACTGTTGTCAGGGCTCTATCTGCGTGAACGTTGATGGAG cAATGGGTCATTGCGTGTACGACTTGGGACAGAAACAGGGCGAATTATGCAGGAATGACAACGATTGCGAAACTGGACTGATGTGTGCCGAGATAGCCGGTAGCGAGACTCGTTCCTGTCAACCACCGGTCACTTCTAATAAACTGTATA ATGAGGAGTGCAACATGTCTGGGGAATGCGATGTCACTCGTGGTTTGTGCTGCCAGCTTCAAAGACGTCATCGACAAACGGCAAGAAAg GTTTGTGCATATTTTAAAGATCCTCTGGTGTGTATTGGACCAGTCGCGATGGACCAGATGAAGTCCGTTGTGCAGTACACTTCCGGTGAGAAGCGTATCACTGGACAAGGAAATCGACTTTTCAAACGAGTTCCTTTCGCCTAA
- the LOC114872715 gene encoding serine protease filzig: MAVGKNIHLFLVILSSTSVISHSHVPEAAGRRLFGGYRIVPKACQPTLPTRANSNEPTLCMFNYECSRRNGKVVGACMDGFLFGACCQLPSKISSDGDKIPFTDELFNLHEIDHVPDIPILLNSDGTPLGMTISQDSTVKTETSGTSNHPSNEGTTYTKISTFDAPSSTIKAPSTGAHHEDIVENAEKPQLPAQPDLSHLEEDFQALLGQQNVLDDLALPGLLSHSDSNNDIQNHQDNSAVNPVTTLLSPDQILQIADPVDQLPALFSQGLGQNNHSSADTILLNENGTTLNETHNPDDLFKPTAEPSTEDRVTTYQGSSTNQWLKFPASSISDTMISDSDDHKFSTSSMTRLPVVTQMYANTQRLTTASSILETAMDNFEKISTVEERVSTKYVDALSSNDDKTTTPMSTLSDKKEELIRVPTITYDTSSGNKKDDEVDKEELAINHIISILNDTKPGAGTTIQTPNSSINKWVSIDETSKPSLVRISTTRPTSGPSSTFPYTFYKPGQSSNYYIYETVPTETTYSSYPTSNSYSSRPSTQSTFSSYSTKTTTNPPAPTVIVLGPLNTEYTTEIAQKIITKKPVTDSVRPNTSSFRPTSGPFRPLTTRKPSVSTTITHNISTVISNVATNNVVSTSFFSVNLKDGTTSKPTVSNNFSTEAAVLENDTEQNSEKISTKRPNVWTTSSWSSKPSFYLKPSTPSDENMTPVDTIVFKEPVVSTTINFKATTSVPHCDEETAAPDDLINFPPVRNPNLNTSTPIVQHEKPTIVETFNNTGYPDIEIISENDIPTPTFIEDDVLNNKVDTFVNKIVQSLQGNFQDLKDIVYNRVNATTAAPSTVTKRPATTTRKPVRRPATTAKPSYTTTKKPATTKRPVSRPTSSRPSVSEKPVRPTKPTTAKPKPTTVSSATTRRPQVTTKRTKPTRRPTTTPAISTEAIVADEDSSISNNIETTTTPQITSSNDFRSQCGIRPLIKSGRIVGGKAATFGEWPWQVLVREATWLGLFTKNKCGGVLITDKYVITAAHCQPGFLATLVAVFGEFDLSGELESKRSVTRNVRRVIVNRGYNPTTFESDLALLELESPIQFDVHIVPICMPDDGIDFIGRMATVTGWGRLKYNGGVPSVLQEVQVPIIKNSVCQEMFQTGGHSKLILDSFLCAGYATGQKDSCEGDSGGPLVMQRPDGRWFLVGTVSHGITCAAPYLPGVYMRTTYFKPWLHSITGV, from the exons ATGGCTGTCGGGAAGAATATCCACTTGTTCCTCGTCATCCTTTCTTCGACGTCCGTCATTTCACACTCTCACGTGCCCGAAGCCGCAG GTAGAAGGTTGTTCGGTGGATACAGGATAGTCCCAAAAGCCTGTCAACCGACGCTTCCAACCCGAGCGAATTCAAACGAGCCAACACTATGCATGTTCAACTACGAGTGTTCACGTAGAAATGGAAAAGTAGTCGGCGCGTGTATGGACGGTTTCCTATTCGGCGCGTGTTGCCAGCTGCCGTCGAAAATCAGCAGCGACGGTGACAAAATTCCGTTCACCGATGAACTGTTCAATCTGCACGAAATCGATCACGTCCCAGATATACCGATCCTCTTAAACTCGGATGGCACGCCGCTCGGAATGACGATCTCTCAAGACAGCACCGTTAAAACCGAGACGTCCGGGACATCCAATCACCCCAGTAACGAAGGAACCACCTACACCAAGATTTCAACGTTCGACGCGCCTTCTAGCACCATAAAAGCACCGTCAACTGGTGCACACCATGAGGACATCGTCGAGAACGCGGAGAAACCTCAATTACCTGCTCAGCCAGACTTAAGTCACCTGGAAGAAGATTTTCAGGCTCTGTTGGGCCAACAGAACGTGTTGGACGATTTGGCTCTACCTGGACTGTTGAGTCATTCCGACTCGAACAATGACATTCAGAATCATCAGGACAATTCAGCTGTTAATCCGGTCACCACGCTGCTCAGTCCTGATCAGATACTTCAGATAGCTGATCCAGTGGATCAGTTGCCAGCTTTGTTCTCTCAAGGTTTGGGTCAGAATAATCACAGTTCAGCCGATACCATATTGTTGAACGAGAATGGAACCACACTGAACGAGACGCATAACCCTGACGATTTGTTCAAGCCTACCGCAGAACCCAGCACCGAGGACAGGGTC ACCACTTATCAGGGTAGTTCTACGAATCAATGGTTAAAGTTCCCTGCATCCTCGATATCCGACACCATGATTTCTGATTCTGATGATCACAAGTTTAGTACTTCCTCGATGACGAGATTACCGGTTGTTACCCAGATGTACGCCAACACGCAGAGGCTCACCACCGCTTCCTCCATCCTGGAGACTGCCATGGACAATTTCGAGAAGATCAGCACGGTAGAGGAGAGAGTGTCGACGAAGTACGTGGATGCTCTAAGTTCgaacgatgataaaaccaCCACGCCGATGAGTACTTTGAGCGATAAGAAGGAGGAGCTGATCAGGGTGCCTACTATCACTTATGACACGTCCTCAGGGAACAAGAAGGACGATGAGGTAGATAAAGAGGAGCTGGCGATCAATCATATCATATCAATATTGAACGATACGAAACCCGGTGCTGGTACCACTATTCAAACCCCAAATTCGTCCATCAACAAATGGGTCAGCATCGATGAAACCTCGAAGCCATCTCTGGTCAGGATCTCCACAACGAGACCCACGAGTGGACCCTCCTCGACCTTTCCTTACACGTTCTACAAGCCGGGACAATCGTcgaattactatatctacgaaACAGTGCCCACTGAAACGACCTACTCTTCGTACCCAACTTCAAATTCGTATTCTTCAAGGCCGTCGACTCAGTCGACCTTCTCCAGTTATTCCACCAAGACGACCACGAATCCTCCTGCTCCTACTGTGATAGTTCTAGGTCCACTCAACACCGAGTACACCACCGAAATCGCCCAGAAGATCATCACCAAGAAACCGGTGACTGATTCCGTCAGACCCAACACCTCGTCCTTCAGACCTACCTCGGGACCCTTCAGACCTCTCACCACCAGGAAGCCCAGCGTCTCTACCACCATAACCCACAACATCAGCACGGTGATTTCGAACGTAGCCACGAATAACGTCGTCTCGACCAGCTTCTTCAGCGTTAATTTAAAGGACGGGACCACTTCGAAGCCAACGGTGAGCAACAACTTCAGCACAGAGGCTGCTGTCTTAGAGAATGATACTGAACAGAATTCTGAGAAGATATCGACGAAGAGACCTAACGTTTGGACCACTTCTTCTTGGTCCAGTAAACCAAGCTTCTATTTGAAACCATCGACGCCATCGGACGAGAACATGACACCTGTCGATACTATAGTCTTCAAAGAACCTGTCGTTTCGACCACAATCAATTTCAAGGCGACCACGTCGGTGCCTCATTGTGACGAAGAGACAGCAGCACCAGATGACTTGATCAACTTCCCACCTGTTCGAAACCCGAACCTTAATACCTCGACGCCCATCGTTCAGCACGAGAAACCAACCATCGTGGAGACTTTCAATAATACAGGCTATCCAGATATCGAGATCATCAGCGAGAATGATATTCCAACACCGACCTTCATCGAGGATGATGTCTTGAACAACAAAGTCGATACCTTTGTGAATAAGATTGTTCAATCGCTACAAGGCAATTTTCAg gaTCTCAAAGATATCGTGTACAATCGTGTCAATGCGACCACTGCTGCTCCATCCACGGTGACAAAGAGACCAGCGACCACCACGAGGAAACCCGTGCGAAGACCAGCGACCACTGCGAAGCCTTCGTACACGACGACGAAGAAACCAGCCACCACGAAGAGGCCAGTTAGTCGTCCAACATCCTCCAGGCCGTCGGTGTCAGAGAAACCAGTTCGTCCGACGAAACCGACTACTGCGAAACCGAAACCGACCACGGTGTCCAGTGCGACCACGAGGAGACCCCAGGTTACAACGAAACGTACGAAACCGACTAGAAGACCAACTACAACGCCAGCGATAAGCACCGAAGCGATAGTCGCTGACGAAGACAGCAGCATTTCGAACAACATCGAAACTACCACTACCCCACAGATCACATCGTCGAACGATTTTCGTTCCC AATGCGGTATAAGACCTCTGATTAAGTCAGGTAGAATCGTCGGTGGTAAAGCAGCGACTTTTGGCGAATGGCCGTGGCAGGTTTTGGTTCGCGAGGCCACTTGGCTTGGTCTTTTCACGAAGAATAAATGCGGAGGTGTTTTGATCACTGATAAATACGTCATCACTGCAGCTCATTGTCAACCAGG ATTTTTAGCAACTTTAGTAGCTGTTTTTGGAGAGTTCGATTTGTCAGGTGAATTGGAATCCAAACGCAGCGTGACCAGGAACGTTAGACGAGTTATAGTGAACAGAGGCTACAATCCAACGACTTTTGAAAGCGATCTGGCTCTTCTGGAACTGGAATCGCCGATACAATTCGACGTTCACATCGTGCCCATTTGTATGCCCGATGATGGTATAGATTTTATTGGTAGAATGGCCACGGTCACCGGTTGGGGACGATTGAAGTACA ATGGCGGAGTACCTTCCGTTCTGCAAGAAGTCCAAGTGCCCATAATAAAGAATTCCGTGTGTCAAGAGATGTTCCAGACTGGTGGACATTCCAAGCTGATCCTCGACAGTTTCTTGTGCGCTGGTTACGCCACTGGCCAGAAAGACTCTTGCGAG GGTGACAGCGGTGGACCATTGGTGATGCAACGACCCGATGGAAGATGGTTCTTAGTGGGCACCGTGTCTCACGGAATAACCTGTGCCGCGCCCTATCTTCCAGGTGTCTACATGAGGACGACTTACTTCAAACCTTGGCTGCACAGCATCACCGGGGTCTGA